A genomic segment from Micromonospora echinaurantiaca encodes:
- a CDS encoding ATP-binding protein, with protein sequence MTDDDVDGPGEGVGRVLGTADATPLQFWTAVSPGSYLQLDDVVVTRRELPDREPVTIAGVVTQVRARHEGAQFDSDVFAIADGTLPAQVQEAAEITTTRVDPELYVPPAPGAVVHRAEGDARARALHFDRMERRIPMGMGRDGVPVYLNADFLDGSRGAHVSISGISGVATKTSFATFLLYSVFRSGVLGGDAVNAKALIFNVKGEDLLFLDHPNTRLDDGTRAGYARLGLTAGAFPDVRVYAPPRVGDSSGTPDVSSRLTGVDSFYWTLSEFCADRLLPYVFADADDERQQYTMVVHSVAAHLARHAQPADGGVSLDGVRLGSYADLVDHVVEQLNDDETRSEWAGSAVGLGTVNAFARRLIGSKKDLSRLIRGDLATRRPHSINTAESAQVTVVDLHNLPDRAQRFVVGVTLKSEFERKEKAGTAKPLLFVVLDELNKYAPREGSSPIKEVLLDIAERGRSLGVILIGAQQTASEVERRIVTNSAIRVVGRLDPAEASRPEYGFLPPAQRQRALLAKPGTMFVNQPDIPVPLCLEFPFPAWATRVSEAGRAPSETLRSITQSADPFAVVGSGGGADDDIPF encoded by the coding sequence ATGACCGACGACGACGTCGACGGCCCCGGCGAGGGGGTCGGCCGGGTGCTGGGCACCGCCGACGCCACCCCGCTGCAGTTCTGGACGGCGGTCTCCCCCGGCAGCTACCTGCAGCTCGACGACGTGGTGGTGACCCGGCGCGAGCTGCCCGACCGCGAGCCGGTGACCATCGCCGGCGTGGTCACCCAGGTGCGTGCCCGGCACGAGGGCGCCCAGTTCGACTCCGACGTCTTCGCCATCGCCGACGGCACCCTCCCCGCGCAGGTGCAGGAGGCGGCCGAGATCACCACCACCCGGGTCGACCCCGAGCTCTACGTGCCGCCGGCGCCGGGTGCGGTCGTGCACCGTGCCGAGGGCGACGCGCGGGCCCGGGCGCTGCACTTCGACCGGATGGAACGGCGGATCCCGATGGGCATGGGCCGCGACGGGGTGCCGGTCTACCTCAACGCCGACTTCCTCGACGGCTCCCGGGGCGCGCACGTCTCCATCTCCGGCATCTCCGGGGTGGCCACCAAGACCAGCTTCGCCACCTTCCTGCTCTACTCGGTGTTCCGCTCCGGCGTGCTGGGCGGCGACGCGGTCAACGCCAAGGCGCTCATCTTCAACGTCAAGGGCGAGGACCTGCTCTTCCTCGACCACCCCAACACCCGCCTCGACGACGGCACCCGCGCCGGCTACGCCCGACTCGGGCTCACCGCCGGCGCCTTCCCCGACGTCCGGGTCTACGCCCCGCCGCGGGTCGGCGACTCGTCCGGCACCCCCGACGTGAGCAGCCGGCTCACCGGGGTCGACAGCTTCTACTGGACGCTGAGCGAGTTCTGCGCCGACCGGCTGCTGCCCTACGTCTTCGCCGACGCCGACGACGAACGCCAGCAGTACACGATGGTGGTGCACTCGGTCGCCGCCCACCTGGCCCGGCACGCCCAGCCCGCCGACGGCGGGGTGAGCCTCGACGGGGTGCGGCTCGGCTCGTACGCCGACCTGGTCGACCACGTCGTCGAGCAGCTCAACGACGACGAGACCCGCTCGGAGTGGGCCGGCAGCGCGGTCGGGCTCGGCACGGTCAACGCGTTCGCCCGGCGGCTGATCGGCAGCAAGAAGGACCTCTCCCGGCTGATCCGGGGCGACCTGGCCACCCGCCGGCCGCACTCGATCAACACCGCCGAGAGCGCCCAGGTCACCGTGGTCGACCTGCACAACCTGCCGGACCGCGCGCAGCGGTTCGTGGTCGGCGTGACGCTCAAGAGCGAGTTCGAGCGCAAGGAGAAGGCCGGCACCGCCAAGCCGCTGCTCTTCGTGGTGCTCGACGAGCTCAACAAGTACGCCCCCCGGGAGGGCTCCTCGCCGATCAAGGAGGTGCTGCTCGACATCGCCGAGCGGGGCCGGTCGCTCGGGGTGATCCTGATCGGCGCCCAGCAGACGGCGAGCGAGGTGGAGCGGCGGATCGTCACCAACTCGGCGATCCGGGTGGTCGGCCGGCTCGACCCGGCCGAGGCGTCCCGCCCCGAGTACGGCTTCCTGCCCCCCGCCCAGCGACAACGCGCGCTGCTGGCCAAGCCGGGCACCATGTTCGTCAACCAGCCCGACATCCCGGTGCCGCTCTGCCTGGAGTTCCCCTTCCCCGCCTGGGCGACCCGGGTCTCCGAGGCCGGCCGGGCCCCGTCCGAGACGTTGCGCTCGATCACCCAGTCCGCCGACCCGTTCGCGGTGGTCGGCTCGGGCGGCGGCGCCGACGACGACATCCCGTTCTAG
- a CDS encoding exonuclease SbcCD subunit D — MKILHTSDWHVGKVLKGQSRAEEHKQVLAGVIDIARAERPDLVIVAGDLYDTAAPTPEATRLVTRALTALRRTGADVVAIGGNHDNGQALDALRPWAEAAGITLRGGVRDNPDEHVVDGTTTGGERWRLAALPFLSQRYAIRAVEMYELTAAETTQTYADHLGRVLGRLTESFTEPDRVHLVTAHLTVVGAATGGGERDAHTVLGYAVPATVFPGTAHYVALGHLHRSQRVQGPCPIRYSGSPLAVDFGEQENIPSVTLVEVTATTAAQIREVPVAAATPLRTVRGTLAQLAELDAPDGWLRVYVREQPRAGLREEVQELLPRALEIRIDPELVPAPGSGTRVAQRSGRSPSELFADYLSGRGHADDGVRELFDELLEEVDH; from the coding sequence GTGAAGATCCTGCACACCTCGGACTGGCACGTCGGCAAGGTCCTCAAGGGGCAGTCGCGGGCCGAGGAACACAAGCAGGTGCTGGCCGGGGTGATCGACATCGCCCGGGCCGAGCGGCCCGACCTGGTCATCGTCGCCGGTGACCTCTACGACACCGCGGCGCCGACGCCCGAGGCCACCCGACTGGTCACCCGGGCGCTGACCGCGCTGCGCCGTACCGGCGCCGACGTGGTCGCCATCGGCGGCAACCACGACAACGGGCAGGCCCTGGACGCGCTGCGCCCGTGGGCCGAGGCCGCCGGCATCACGCTGCGCGGCGGAGTCCGCGACAACCCTGACGAACACGTCGTCGACGGCACCACCACGGGCGGTGAGCGGTGGCGGCTGGCCGCGCTGCCGTTCCTGTCCCAGCGCTACGCGATCCGCGCGGTGGAGATGTACGAGCTGACCGCCGCCGAGACCACCCAGACCTACGCCGACCACCTGGGCCGGGTGCTGGGCCGGCTCACCGAGAGCTTCACCGAGCCCGACCGGGTGCACCTGGTCACCGCGCACCTGACGGTGGTCGGCGCGGCCACCGGCGGCGGCGAGCGGGACGCGCACACCGTGCTCGGCTACGCGGTGCCGGCGACGGTCTTCCCGGGCACCGCGCACTACGTGGCGCTCGGTCACCTGCACCGCTCGCAACGGGTGCAGGGGCCCTGCCCGATCCGCTACAGCGGCAGCCCGCTGGCGGTGGACTTCGGCGAACAGGAGAACATCCCGTCGGTGACGCTGGTCGAGGTGACCGCGACGACGGCGGCGCAGATCCGCGAGGTGCCGGTCGCCGCGGCGACCCCGCTGCGCACGGTCCGCGGCACGCTGGCCCAGCTCGCCGAGCTCGACGCCCCGGACGGCTGGCTGCGGGTCTACGTCCGGGAGCAGCCGCGCGCCGGGCTCCGCGAGGAGGTGCAGGAACTGCTGCCCCGGGCGCTGGAGATCCGGATCGACCCGGAGCTGGTGCCGGCGCCGGGCAGCGGCACCCGGGTCGCCCAGCGGTCCGGCCGCTCCCCGAGCGAGCTCTTCGCCGACTACCTGAGCGGCCGGGGGCACGCCGACGACGGAGTCCGGGAACTCTTCGACGAGCTCCTCGAGGAGGTGGATCACTGA
- a CDS encoding AAA family ATPase, with protein MRPMRLDMAGFTVFRDETTVDFTDADFFALVGPTGSGKSTVLDAICFALYGTVPRWGGARGLANALAPSATEARVRLVFESGGARYVATRVVRRDGRGNVKTANAGLQLMPAGFDVTKLDTGLSPEDLGEVVAGTPAEMDEAVLEAVGLPYEQFTSCVVLPQGQFADFLHAKPATRQQILVNLLGLGVYEEVQKKATARAAQAEARLETVDQLLGGLTEVDDAALEAATAQVDRLRELAGAVAAAVPELDAARATALQARAALAALDADLAVLGAVRAPAGVAEVARAVTAARADADAAASAVALAEEREEKLRGELAAAGDESALRLQLKAYADREKLAGEAEAVRAALAVAGAEHDAAVRALAEARAAAERAEEELAAAFRAHEEAKATDQAVALRAHLADGDACPVCEQVVATVPAVPAGSAVARAVAAGKAARAASEAARRLVQERDAAARDLERVLVQARARQDQLDDRLAELDAQLTGAATAEALRDRLAEHARLRRSLEEAGGAVRAGRESARTARGAVDAAEQRLRAAWRAFDAARDGLARFGPPAADREDVAAAWTTLTDWAGAEAEQRRAERAGRVTAVAEAEGVAAAATERIASLFAAAGLPAADDPVRAAAVAVERAEADRRQLVQRREQAAGLREQRAGHEREAQVARALAGHLRANNFERWLLAEALDLLVDGASGILRDLSGGQYDLVHDKGEFFVVDHHDAGLRRGVRTLSGGETFQASLALALALSEQLAGMSTTAASLESIVLDEGFGTLDAATLDTVAATLESLAARGDRMVGVVTHVPALAERIPVRFEVRKDARSARVERTGR; from the coding sequence ATGCGCCCGATGCGGCTGGACATGGCCGGCTTCACCGTCTTCCGCGACGAGACCACCGTCGACTTCACCGACGCCGACTTCTTCGCCCTGGTCGGCCCCACCGGCTCGGGCAAGTCGACGGTGCTGGACGCGATCTGCTTCGCCCTCTACGGCACGGTGCCCCGCTGGGGCGGCGCCCGTGGCCTGGCCAACGCCCTGGCGCCGTCGGCCACCGAGGCCCGGGTCCGGCTGGTCTTCGAGTCCGGCGGGGCCCGCTACGTGGCCACCCGGGTGGTGCGCCGGGACGGCCGGGGCAACGTCAAGACGGCCAACGCCGGCCTGCAGCTGATGCCGGCCGGGTTCGACGTCACGAAGCTGGACACCGGGCTCAGCCCGGAGGATCTCGGCGAGGTGGTGGCCGGCACGCCGGCCGAGATGGACGAGGCGGTGCTGGAGGCGGTCGGGCTGCCGTACGAGCAGTTCACCAGCTGCGTGGTGCTGCCGCAGGGACAGTTCGCCGACTTCCTGCACGCCAAGCCGGCAACCCGGCAGCAGATCCTGGTCAACCTGCTCGGCCTCGGGGTCTACGAGGAGGTGCAGAAGAAGGCGACCGCGCGGGCCGCGCAGGCCGAGGCGCGGTTGGAGACGGTCGACCAGCTGCTCGGCGGGCTGACCGAGGTCGACGACGCCGCGCTGGAGGCGGCGACCGCGCAGGTCGACCGGCTGCGCGAGCTGGCCGGGGCGGTGGCCGCGGCCGTACCGGAGCTGGACGCGGCCCGGGCCACGGCCCTGCAGGCGCGGGCGGCGCTGGCCGCCCTCGACGCCGACCTGGCCGTGCTCGGCGCGGTGCGGGCGCCGGCCGGGGTGGCCGAGGTGGCCCGGGCGGTGACCGCCGCGCGCGCCGACGCCGACGCGGCGGCGAGCGCGGTGGCGCTGGCCGAGGAGCGGGAGGAGAAGCTCCGGGGTGAGCTGGCCGCCGCCGGTGACGAGAGCGCGCTGCGGTTGCAACTGAAGGCGTACGCCGACCGGGAGAAGCTGGCCGGCGAGGCGGAAGCGGTCCGGGCGGCGCTGGCGGTGGCCGGGGCCGAGCACGACGCGGCCGTACGCGCCCTGGCCGAGGCGCGGGCGGCGGCGGAGCGGGCCGAGGAGGAGTTGGCGGCGGCGTTCCGGGCGCACGAGGAGGCGAAGGCCACCGACCAGGCGGTGGCGCTGCGGGCGCACCTGGCCGACGGCGACGCCTGCCCGGTCTGCGAGCAGGTGGTGGCGACGGTGCCGGCGGTGCCCGCCGGTTCGGCGGTGGCCCGCGCGGTGGCGGCCGGCAAGGCGGCCCGGGCGGCGAGCGAGGCGGCCCGGCGGCTGGTGCAGGAGCGCGACGCGGCGGCCCGCGACCTGGAGCGGGTGCTGGTGCAGGCCCGCGCCCGGCAGGACCAGCTGGACGACCGGTTGGCCGAGCTGGACGCCCAGCTCACCGGGGCCGCGACGGCCGAGGCGCTGCGGGACCGGCTCGCCGAGCACGCCCGGCTGCGGCGGTCGCTGGAGGAGGCGGGCGGGGCGGTCCGCGCCGGCCGGGAGTCGGCCCGCACAGCCCGCGGCGCGGTGGACGCCGCCGAGCAGCGGCTGCGCGCGGCGTGGCGGGCGTTCGACGCGGCCCGGGACGGGCTGGCCCGGTTCGGCCCGCCGGCGGCCGACCGGGAGGACGTCGCGGCGGCCTGGACCACGCTCACCGACTGGGCCGGGGCCGAGGCGGAGCAGCGCCGGGCGGAGCGGGCCGGGCGGGTCACGGCGGTGGCCGAGGCCGAGGGGGTCGCCGCCGCGGCGACGGAGCGGATCGCCAGCCTCTTCGCCGCCGCCGGGCTGCCGGCCGCCGACGACCCGGTCCGCGCCGCCGCGGTGGCCGTCGAGCGGGCCGAGGCCGACCGGCGGCAACTGGTGCAGCGGCGGGAGCAGGCGGCGGGGCTGCGCGAGCAGCGCGCCGGGCACGAGCGCGAGGCGCAGGTGGCCCGGGCGCTCGCCGGGCACCTGCGGGCCAACAACTTCGAGCGGTGGCTGCTGGCCGAGGCGCTGGACCTGCTGGTCGACGGCGCCTCCGGGATCCTGCGGGACCTCTCCGGCGGCCAGTACGACCTGGTGCACGACAAGGGTGAGTTCTTCGTCGTCGACCACCACGACGCCGGGCTGCGCCGGGGCGTGCGCACCCTCTCCGGCGGCGAGACGTTCCAGGCGTCGCTGGCCCTGGCGTTGGCGCTCTCCGAGCAGCTGGCCGGGATGTCCACCACCGCGGCGAGCCTGGAGTCGATCGTGCTGGACGAGGGCTTCGGCACGCTCGACGCGGCCACCCTGGACACGGTGGCCGCCACCCTGGAGAGCCTGGCCGCCCGAGGTGACCGGATGGTCGGCGTGGTCACCCACGTGCCGGCGCTGGCCGAGCGCATCCCGGTCCGGTTCGAGGTACGCAAGGACGCCCGCTCGGCGCGGGTGGAACGGACCGGCCGGTGA
- a CDS encoding spermidine synthase, which yields MGRRRAGDRVVEQVDTGLAELAPDPDRAGSWTLLLDGAPQSHVDLADPTHLEFEYVRRLAAAIDLVAPAGAPLRVLHLGGGALTLPRYVSATRPGSTQRVVEVDGGLVDLVRRVLPWRADPRLRVRVADARAVLASTREASCDLVVADVFAGARTPAHLTSVEYAAEVARVLRPEGWYLANVADGPPLRYARGQLATVRSVLPRACLVGDAAVLRGRRYGNLVLVAGRVEPSVPELTRRAAGDWFPGRVLAGADLDRFVGGAPVVRDADATASTPPPPGIFSVRR from the coding sequence ATGGGGCGCAGGCGGGCCGGGGACCGGGTGGTGGAGCAGGTCGACACCGGGCTCGCCGAGCTGGCGCCGGACCCGGACCGGGCCGGCTCGTGGACCCTGCTGCTGGACGGCGCGCCGCAGTCGCACGTCGACCTGGCCGATCCCACCCACCTGGAGTTCGAGTACGTCCGCCGGCTGGCCGCGGCGATCGACCTGGTCGCGCCGGCCGGCGCCCCGCTGCGGGTGCTGCACCTGGGCGGCGGCGCGCTGACCCTGCCCCGGTACGTCAGCGCCACCCGCCCGGGCTCGACCCAGCGGGTGGTCGAGGTGGACGGCGGGCTGGTGGACCTGGTCCGGCGGGTGCTGCCGTGGCGCGCCGACCCGCGGCTGCGGGTCCGGGTCGCCGACGCCCGAGCGGTGTTGGCCAGCACCCGCGAGGCCAGCTGTGACCTGGTGGTCGCCGACGTCTTCGCCGGCGCCCGGACCCCGGCCCACCTGACCTCCGTCGAGTACGCCGCCGAGGTGGCCCGGGTGCTGCGCCCGGAGGGCTGGTACCTGGCCAACGTCGCCGACGGCCCGCCGCTGCGGTACGCCCGCGGCCAGCTGGCCACGGTCCGTTCGGTGCTGCCCCGGGCCTGCCTGGTCGGGGACGCGGCCGTGCTGCGCGGGCGGCGCTACGGCAACCTGGTGCTGGTGGCCGGCCGGGTGGAGCCGTCGGTGCCGGAGCTGACCCGGCGGGCCGCCGGGGACTGGTTCCCCGGCCGGGTGCTGGCCGGGGCGGACCTGGACCGCTTCGTCGGCGGCGCCCCGGTGGTGCGGGACGCCGACGCCACCGCCTCGACGCCGCCACCGCCCGGGATTTTTTCCGTCCGCCGTTGA
- a CDS encoding sigma-70 family RNA polymerase sigma factor: MHAVAVGWHGDSVRADWMSARSQSRSTRSARGVDARPSPRQNDPVTPRPAPGRHQAASSEAAHSDQLIRLLYAEHAGPLLMFVMRLTGGDRQRAEDIVQETLLRAWRNAHRLGAQGQGSLRPWLVTVARRIAIDEHRSEQARPAETYDRDLTAFAEADSTDRVLRTMTVADALRTLSQSHREILVATYFRGRTVPEAAEELGLPLGTAKSRVYYALRALRTALQERGVTE, translated from the coding sequence ATGCATGCGGTGGCGGTCGGCTGGCACGGCGACTCGGTGCGGGCGGACTGGATGTCGGCGCGGTCCCAGTCGCGCTCGACCCGGTCCGCACGTGGGGTCGACGCCCGCCCGTCGCCTCGCCAGAATGACCCGGTGACGCCGCGACCGGCGCCGGGACGCCACCAGGCGGCGTCGTCCGAGGCCGCTCACTCCGACCAGTTGATCCGGCTGCTCTACGCCGAGCACGCCGGCCCGCTGCTGATGTTCGTCATGCGGCTGACCGGTGGGGACCGGCAGCGCGCGGAGGACATCGTGCAGGAGACCCTGCTGCGGGCCTGGCGCAACGCGCACCGCCTGGGGGCGCAGGGGCAGGGGTCGCTGCGACCCTGGCTGGTCACCGTGGCCCGCCGGATCGCCATCGACGAGCACCGCAGCGAGCAGGCCCGGCCCGCCGAGACGTACGACCGGGACCTGACCGCGTTCGCCGAGGCGGACAGCACCGACCGGGTGCTGCGCACGATGACCGTGGCGGACGCGCTGCGTACGCTGAGCCAGTCGCACCGGGAGATCCTGGTGGCCACGTACTTCCGGGGCCGGACGGTGCCCGAGGCGGCGGAGGAGCTGGGGCTTCCGCTGGGCACCGCCAAGTCGCGGGTCTACTACGCGCTGCGCGCGCTGCGCACGGCTCTGCAGGAACGGGGGGTGACGGAATGA